Proteins encoded in a region of the Rhizobium sp. CC-YZS058 genome:
- a CDS encoding HlyD family type I secretion periplasmic adaptor subunit — protein sequence MLAVGLMATVLVGGIGGWAWTTELSSAIVASGTVVVENNVKKIQHLTGGIVGELLVREGQRVDAGQVLLRLDPTTVRANLSIVQNSLAQLYARRARIRAEQLGAASFTIPEDLTALTTGDSVRILAESERNFFENRKSARVGMVNQLNARKAQLKEEIEGQTVQLAAVSDSLKLIADELDGVDKLYAKGLVSMQRVTALKRDRAQLEGERGARLAARAQAAGKSSEIDMQILQLDEDMRSENAKELTEVEAKIAENEDRRVAALDQLKRLDITSPITGRVSQLAVHTVNGVINPGEVLMLVVPEADSLTVEARVATHDIDQITPGQAVDIRFSAFNTRTTPEVDGEVVNIAPDQVTDQRTGVSYYPIRIRPKPESLAKLKELQLYPGMPAETYIRIANRTVISYLAKPLTEQMQRTFRED from the coding sequence ATGCTGGCCGTGGGCCTGATGGCGACGGTTCTGGTCGGCGGTATCGGCGGCTGGGCCTGGACCACGGAACTCTCCAGCGCCATCGTTGCCTCCGGCACGGTGGTGGTCGAGAACAATGTGAAGAAGATCCAGCATCTGACCGGCGGCATCGTCGGTGAGCTCCTCGTGCGCGAAGGCCAGCGCGTCGATGCCGGGCAGGTTCTGCTGCGGCTCGACCCGACCACGGTGCGGGCCAATCTCTCGATCGTGCAAAATTCGCTCGCGCAGCTTTATGCGCGCCGCGCCCGCATCCGGGCGGAGCAGCTGGGCGCGGCGAGCTTTACCATCCCCGAAGATCTGACCGCGCTGACGACCGGTGACTCCGTCCGCATTCTGGCGGAGAGCGAGCGCAACTTCTTCGAGAACCGCAAGAGCGCCCGCGTCGGCATGGTCAACCAGCTGAACGCCCGCAAGGCGCAGCTGAAGGAGGAGATCGAGGGCCAGACGGTGCAGCTTGCCGCCGTCAGCGACTCGCTGAAGCTGATCGCGGACGAGCTCGACGGCGTGGACAAGCTCTATGCCAAGGGCCTTGTCTCGATGCAGCGGGTGACCGCACTCAAGCGCGATCGCGCCCAGCTGGAAGGCGAGCGCGGCGCACGGCTTGCCGCCCGTGCCCAGGCGGCCGGCAAGTCGAGCGAAATCGACATGCAGATCCTGCAGCTCGACGAGGACATGCGCAGCGAGAACGCCAAGGAACTGACCGAAGTCGAGGCGAAGATCGCCGAGAACGAGGACCGGCGCGTGGCCGCGCTCGACCAGCTGAAGCGGCTCGACATCACCTCCCCGATCACGGGTCGCGTCTCCCAGCTTGCGGTGCACACGGTCAACGGCGTCATCAATCCCGGCGAAGTGCTGATGCTGGTCGTGCCGGAGGCCGACAGCCTGACGGTGGAGGCGCGTGTCGCGACCCACGACATCGACCAGATCACCCCTGGCCAGGCAGTCGATATCCGCTTCAGCGCCTTCAACACCCGCACCACCCCGGAAGTGGATGGCGAGGTCGTCAACATCGCTCCCGACCAGGTGACCGACCAGCGGACCGGCGTCAGCTATTATCCGATCCGCATCCGCCCGAAGCCGGAGAGCCTCGCCAAGCTGAAGGAGCTGCAGCTCTATCCCGGCATGCCGGCCGAGACCTATATCCGCATCGCCAACCGGACGGTGATTTCCTATCTGGCCAAGCCCCTGACGGAACAGATGCAGCGCACCTTCCGCGAGGATTGA